Proteins encoded within one genomic window of [Enterobacter] lignolyticus SCF1:
- the pepA gene encoding leucyl aminopeptidase produces the protein MEFSVKSGSPEKQRSACIVVGVFEPRRLSPIAEQLDKISDGYISALLRRGELEGKPGQTLLLHHVPNVLSERILLIGCGKERELDERQYKQVIQKTINTLNDTGSMEAVCFLTELHVKGRNNYWKVRQAVETAKETLYSFDQLKTNKSEPRRPLRKMVFNVPTRRELTSGERAIQHGLAIASGIKAAKDLGNMPPNICNAAYLASQARQLADQYGKNIITRVIGEQQMRELGMHSYLAVGNGSQNESLMSVIEYKGNPAEDARPIVLVGKGLTFDSGGISIKPADGMDEMKYDMCGAAAVYGVMRMAAELQLPLNIIGVLAGCENMPGGRAYRPGDVLTTMSGQTVEVLNTDAEGRLVLCDVLTYVERFEPEAVIDVATLTGACVIALGHHITGLMSNHNPLAHELIGASEQAGDRAWRLPLGDEYQEQLESNFADMANIGGRPGGAITAGCFLSRFTRKYNWAHLDIAGTAWRSGKAKGATGRPVALLSQFLLNRAGFNGEE, from the coding sequence ATGGAGTTCAGTGTAAAAAGCGGTAGCCCGGAGAAACAGCGCAGTGCCTGCATCGTTGTGGGCGTCTTTGAGCCGCGCCGTCTCTCCCCGATCGCCGAACAACTCGATAAAATCAGCGACGGTTACATCAGCGCCCTGCTGCGCCGCGGTGAACTGGAGGGTAAACCCGGCCAGACTCTGCTGCTGCACCACGTGCCGAACGTGCTGTCCGAACGCATTCTGCTGATTGGCTGCGGCAAAGAGCGCGAGCTCGACGAGCGCCAGTACAAGCAGGTTATCCAGAAAACCATCAACACCCTGAACGACACAGGGTCTATGGAAGCCGTCTGCTTCCTGACCGAACTGCACGTCAAGGGCCGCAACAACTACTGGAAAGTACGCCAGGCGGTTGAGACGGCAAAAGAGACGCTGTACAGCTTCGATCAGCTGAAAACCAACAAAAGCGAGCCGCGTCGCCCGCTGCGTAAAATGGTGTTCAACGTGCCGACCCGCCGCGAGCTGACCAGCGGCGAACGCGCGATTCAGCACGGTCTGGCGATCGCCTCCGGCATCAAAGCGGCGAAAGATCTCGGCAACATGCCGCCGAACATCTGTAACGCCGCCTACCTCGCCTCCCAGGCGCGCCAGCTGGCGGATCAGTACGGTAAAAACATCATCACCCGCGTGATCGGCGAACAGCAGATGCGCGAGCTCGGCATGCACTCGTATCTGGCGGTCGGCAACGGCTCGCAGAACGAGTCGCTGATGTCGGTGATTGAATATAAAGGCAACCCGGCGGAGGACGCGCGTCCGATCGTGCTGGTCGGCAAAGGGTTAACCTTTGACTCCGGCGGCATCTCTATCAAACCGGCCGACGGTATGGACGAGATGAAGTACGACATGTGCGGCGCTGCGGCGGTGTACGGCGTGATGCGCATGGCGGCCGAACTGCAGCTGCCGCTGAACATCATCGGCGTGCTGGCGGGCTGTGAAAACATGCCTGGCGGACGCGCCTATCGTCCGGGCGACGTGCTGACCACCATGTCCGGTCAGACGGTGGAGGTGCTGAACACCGACGCCGAAGGCCGTCTGGTGCTGTGCGACGTGCTGACCTACGTTGAGCGCTTCGAACCGGAAGCGGTGATCGACGTGGCGACGCTGACCGGTGCCTGCGTGATTGCGCTCGGCCACCACATCACCGGCCTGATGTCGAACCACAACCCGCTGGCGCATGAGCTGATCGGCGCCTCCGAGCAGGCGGGCGACCGCGCCTGGCGCCTGCCGCTGGGCGATGAGTATCAGGAGCAGCTGGAGTCCAACTTTGCGGATATGGCCAACATTGGCGGTCGTCCTGGTGGCGCTATCACCGCGGGCTGCTTCCTGTCGCGCTTTACCCGTAAGTACAACTGGGCGCACCTGGATATCGCCGGCACCGCGTGGCGCTCCGGGAAAGCCAAAGGCGCTACCGGCCGTCCGGTCGCCCTGCTGTCGCAGTTCCTGCTCAATCGCGCCGGTTTTAACGGCGAAGAGTGA
- the holC gene encoding DNA polymerase III subunit chi, with amino-acid sequence MKNATFYLLDNDNTVDGLSTVEQLVCEIAAERWRAGKRVLVACEDEQQAIRLDEALWTRPPESFVPHNLAGEGPRGGAPVELAWPQKRNSSPRDVLISLRTGFADFATAFTEVIDFVPHEDSLKQLARERYKAYRLAGFNLNTATWK; translated from the coding sequence ATGAAGAATGCAACGTTCTACCTTCTGGACAATGACAACACCGTTGACGGCCTCAGTACCGTTGAACAGCTGGTGTGTGAAATTGCCGCAGAACGTTGGCGCGCAGGCAAACGCGTTCTGGTTGCCTGTGAAGATGAGCAGCAGGCGATTCGGCTGGATGAAGCGCTGTGGACGCGGCCGCCGGAAAGCTTTGTGCCGCATAATCTGGCGGGAGAAGGCCCGCGGGGCGGCGCCCCGGTCGAGCTGGCCTGGCCGCAAAAGCGCAACAGCAGCCCGCGCGATGTGCTGATTAGCCTGCGTACAGGCTTTGCAGATTTTGCCACCGCTTTCACAGAAGTGATAGACTTCGTACCTCACGAAGATTCTTTGAAACAACTGGCGCGCGAACGCTACAAAGCGTATCGCCTGGCTGGTTTTAACCTGAACACGGCAACCTGGAAATAA